In Iodobacter fluviatilis, one DNA window encodes the following:
- a CDS encoding methyl-accepting chemotaxis protein has protein sequence MTISKRLIILIALALSASLLIASIAWQLLNDANQSIQTIAEQNIPAINTLNQISLSFKERRVQLYQHVMAHDAESKKKHEPRIQELTQEIDEAIQKLKLNHWINNTTALSAALDAYYPVFTEVLKLSKENKEEEAQAYVQQYGTSVGMQVNIELKKSADENARAIAQARESFNSQQQKAKIVFLSIVIISCILLLGFGSYIYLQIRRPLQDTVNTMQNIASHLNLSLRIPQNSHDEIGEMVRTINQVFIHIQGSFQQIQKNSRDVNQAATALAQMAGQQSVNAETASEMASSMAANIEEVSSSISLIAGRSHITHSVSQTAHAQAEMGITIIDNTVEQIYGIAAQVNEASRELGELQESNKEIQSMVQIIKEIADQTSLLALNAAIEAARAGEEGRGFAVVADEVRKLAERTTRSTRLIVDSADRIHQGANRAAERMLDVVGRVDQGVSLVGEAGDAMREIRSAAHLVVEQVSDIALAINEQSAASNAMALQVERSASMAEEAHAAAIHEAASAKELRKLADTMQKEVSRYRLS, from the coding sequence ATGACGATTTCTAAAAGACTCATTATTCTTATTGCGCTGGCCCTCAGTGCTTCATTACTCATTGCCAGCATCGCTTGGCAACTATTAAATGATGCAAATCAATCCATACAAACCATCGCCGAGCAGAATATTCCTGCTATTAACACACTAAACCAAATTAGCCTGTCATTTAAAGAACGGCGCGTGCAGCTTTATCAGCACGTAATGGCTCACGATGCCGAAAGCAAAAAGAAACATGAACCCCGTATTCAGGAATTAACGCAGGAAATTGACGAAGCTATTCAGAAATTAAAATTAAATCATTGGATAAACAACACCACCGCACTCAGCGCTGCACTGGATGCCTATTACCCGGTATTTACTGAAGTACTGAAGCTTTCAAAAGAAAACAAGGAAGAAGAAGCCCAAGCCTATGTGCAGCAATATGGCACCAGTGTGGGCATGCAAGTAAATATCGAATTAAAAAAATCAGCCGATGAAAATGCCCGGGCCATCGCGCAAGCGCGTGAATCTTTTAATAGCCAGCAGCAAAAGGCTAAAATCGTTTTTTTGAGTATTGTGATCATCAGTTGTATTTTATTACTTGGTTTTGGCAGTTATATTTACTTGCAAATCCGCAGGCCATTGCAAGATACCGTCAATACCATGCAAAATATTGCCAGCCATTTAAATCTTTCCTTGCGTATTCCGCAGAACAGCCACGATGAAATTGGTGAAATGGTCAGAACCATTAATCAGGTATTCATTCATATCCAAGGCTCTTTCCAGCAAATTCAAAAAAACAGCAGGGATGTTAATCAGGCAGCAACGGCACTTGCACAAATGGCCGGGCAGCAGTCTGTTAATGCGGAAACAGCCAGTGAAATGGCCTCTTCGATGGCTGCCAATATTGAAGAAGTCAGCAGCAGCATTAGCCTGATTGCCGGGCGCAGCCATATCACGCATAGCGTAAGCCAGACAGCGCATGCACAGGCCGAGATGGGCATTACCATCATCGACAATACCGTTGAGCAAATTTATGGCATCGCGGCCCAAGTGAATGAAGCCTCACGCGAGCTTGGTGAGCTGCAGGAGAGCAATAAAGAAATCCAAAGCATGGTGCAAATCATTAAGGAAATTGCCGATCAAACCAGCTTACTGGCACTGAACGCGGCCATTGAAGCGGCCCGCGCTGGCGAAGAAGGCCGAGGCTTTGCCGTAGTAGCCGATGAAGTACGTAAACTAGCAGAGCGCACAACACGTTCTACCCGGCTGATTGTGGATTCTGCAGACCGCATCCATCAGGGTGCAAATCGTGCCGCGGAGCGAATGCTGGATGTGGTGGGCCGGGTTGATCAGGGCGTATCACTCGTGGGCGAAGCGGGCGATGCCATGCGTGAAATTCGCAGCGCCGCGCACTTGGTCGTGGAGCAGGTCAGTGATATCGCGCTGGCCATCAATGAGCAAAGCGCAGCCAGCAACGCCATGGCCTTGCAGGTTGAGCGCAGCGCCAGCATGGCAGAAGAAGCACATGCTGCAGCAATACACGAGGCAGCATCAGCCAAAGAATTACGCAAGCTGGCAGACACCATGCAAAAAGAAGTCAGCCGCTATCGTTTAAGCTAG
- a CDS encoding thymidine kinase: MAKLYFRYSAMNAGKSTAMLQVAHNYEERAMNIALFTAAIDDRHSVGTVASRLGVTRQADIFSAETNFSQLFENRKVACILIDEAQFLSPDQVRQLHILAHQHNLPVICYGLRADFLGMPFPGSAFLLALADDLEEMKTICLCGKKATMNARINAQGFREISGEQIVIGGNSRYLAMCAKCYYAAKTV; the protein is encoded by the coding sequence ATGGCCAAATTATATTTTCGCTACTCCGCAATGAATGCGGGTAAATCAACGGCCATGCTGCAAGTTGCTCATAATTATGAGGAGCGTGCCATGAATATTGCGCTCTTCACCGCAGCAATTGATGACCGGCACAGCGTTGGCACGGTGGCATCCCGCCTAGGGGTTACGCGCCAGGCCGACATATTCAGCGCCGAGACCAATTTCAGCCAATTATTCGAGAATAGAAAAGTCGCCTGCATTTTAATAGACGAAGCGCAATTCTTAAGCCCCGATCAAGTCAGGCAATTACATATTCTGGCGCATCAGCATAATTTGCCTGTAATTTGCTACGGCCTGCGCGCAGACTTCTTAGGCATGCCCTTCCCTGGCTCGGCCTTTTTACTGGCCCTTGCCGATGATTTGGAAGAAATGAAAACAATCTGCCTCTGCGGCAAAAAAGCCACCATGAATGCGCGAATTAATGCTCAAGGCTTCAGAGAGATATCAGGCGAGCAAATTGTGATTGGGGGCAATTCAAGATATTTAGCCATGTGCGCTAAATGTTATTACGCTGCAAAAACAGTTTAA
- a CDS encoding RecQ family ATP-dependent DNA helicase gives MLNAVPLSEQLQHYFGFSQFRNGQREVVEALTDGHSAMAIFPTGSGKSLCYQLAALQMPHLTLVISPLLALIRDQLAFLQSKGIVSAAIDSSQSREETQQVMKDAQEGKLKILMVSVERLKNERFRRFIAQIPVSLMVIDEAHCISEWGHNFRPDYLKLPDYKRELKIPQALLLTATATPAVIKDMAAKFAISDQHVTVTGFYRANLHLHIRPTESAQKDATLVHVLGKTPNAPCVVYVTQQNTAEVVAAMLQNKGYKATAYHAGLDNVVRQQIQDDFMRGESQVIVATIAFGMGIDKSDIRQVIHYDLPKSVENYSQEIGRAGRDGEKSLCTLLGSQDGLNLLQNFVYGDTPERVSIASVLQNMAENTENDQWEMTLYDLSSQSNIRQLPLKTLLVYLNMLGIIQPLYSYYSEYRFVLQMSEADLLGSFKEERREFIASLLKHSRLARTWYSFDFDSFLSAFPDQRQRAVTALEYLDESGYLRLETKQMTDVYQVLATIDIEHLSAQLYRQFSDKEQKEIGRLSQMLSLFESKKCLSHTLAVYFGDENAPAACGHCSVCHGKPATLPASPALVPVNDLDLEAMCADLLNKAGKPLSAHILSCFLCGITLPILTKYRASKMAYFGKLADYPFAEVRAAFAAI, from the coding sequence ATGCTCAACGCCGTACCGCTTTCTGAACAACTTCAACATTATTTCGGTTTTAGCCAGTTTCGCAATGGTCAGCGTGAAGTCGTTGAAGCACTGACAGACGGACATTCGGCAATGGCGATTTTTCCTACCGGGTCGGGCAAATCATTGTGTTACCAGCTTGCAGCATTACAGATGCCCCACCTTACACTGGTGATTTCCCCCCTCTTGGCCCTGATCCGCGATCAGCTGGCATTTTTGCAAAGCAAGGGCATCGTATCGGCCGCTATTGATTCCAGCCAAAGCCGTGAAGAAACGCAGCAAGTCATGAAAGATGCGCAGGAAGGCAAGCTGAAGATTTTAATGGTGTCCGTTGAGCGTTTAAAAAACGAGCGGTTCCGGCGTTTCATCGCACAAATCCCCGTATCACTGATGGTGATCGACGAGGCGCACTGCATTTCCGAATGGGGCCATAACTTTCGCCCGGATTACTTAAAACTACCCGATTACAAGCGCGAATTAAAAATCCCACAGGCGCTATTACTCACGGCCACAGCCACACCGGCGGTGATTAAAGACATGGCCGCCAAATTTGCCATCAGCGACCAGCACGTCACTGTTACGGGCTTTTATCGCGCCAATTTACACCTGCATATCCGCCCCACCGAAAGCGCTCAAAAAGACGCCACTTTGGTCCATGTGCTGGGCAAAACGCCCAACGCCCCCTGTGTGGTGTATGTCACGCAGCAAAACACGGCCGAAGTGGTAGCCGCCATGCTGCAAAACAAGGGATATAAAGCGACGGCCTATCATGCCGGGCTGGATAATGTGGTTCGCCAGCAAATCCAGGATGATTTTATGCGGGGCGAGTCACAAGTGATTGTGGCGACCATTGCCTTTGGCATGGGCATTGATAAAAGCGACATCCGCCAAGTAATTCATTACGACCTGCCTAAATCAGTAGAAAACTACAGCCAGGAAATTGGCCGCGCCGGGCGGGATGGCGAAAAATCGCTTTGTACCCTGCTGGGCAGCCAAGATGGATTAAATCTGCTGCAAAACTTTGTTTATGGCGATACGCCAGAGCGGGTGTCTATTGCCAGTGTTTTACAAAACATGGCTGAAAACACAGAAAATGACCAATGGGAAATGACGCTTTACGATTTATCATCGCAAAGCAATATTCGCCAGCTGCCTTTAAAAACATTATTAGTCTATTTAAATATGCTGGGCATTATTCAGCCGCTTTACAGCTATTACAGTGAATACCGTTTTGTATTACAAATGAGCGAAGCCGATTTACTGGGCAGCTTTAAAGAAGAGCGCCGCGAATTTATTGCCTCGTTGCTCAAGCACTCCAGACTGGCACGCACATGGTACAGCTTTGATTTTGATTCTTTCCTTTCAGCGTTTCCTGATCAGCGCCAGCGTGCCGTTACTGCATTGGAATACCTTGATGAAAGCGGATATCTGCGCCTTGAAACCAAGCAAATGACCGACGTTTATCAAGTACTCGCCACCATTGATATTGAGCACTTATCTGCACAGCTTTATCGCCAATTTAGTGACAAGGAACAAAAAGAGATTGGCCGACTAAGCCAGATGCTGTCTCTTTTTGAAAGTAAAAAATGCCTGAGTCATACCCTGGCGGTGTATTTTGGCGACGAAAACGCACCCGCAGCCTGTGGCCATTGCAGCGTATGCCACGGCAAACCTGCCACCCTCCCCGCGTCGCCAGCGTTGGTTCCGGTTAATGATTTAGATCTGGAAGCCATGTGTGCAGATCTATTGAATAAAGCGGGCAAACCACTGAGCGCGCATATATTAAGCTGCTTTCTTTGCGGTATTACGCTGCCCATCCTGACCAAATACCGCGCCAGCAAAATGGCTTACTTTGGCAAGCTGGCAGATTATCCCTTTGCCGAAGTCAGGGCGGCGTTTGCTGCTATTTGA
- the yidC gene encoding membrane protein insertase YidC: MLTSHLGISEAFSIMLLTLCMRAAMMPLSLASAHQMHKNKLAMAELKPMQAKLSEQHKSNPKALIKQSMALYREHGISFITKAMLGNMATRSVFGMGLFHALSSISFTSKCLWLASLAKPDFILNLLTGALMFSGLILMPGAASDTTSMLVLMIPVIVSIIALSSLPAAIGIYWASTNAATIVQALLLRGMIKRAEQRLSAL; the protein is encoded by the coding sequence ATGTTGACATCCCATCTAGGTATTTCTGAAGCATTCTCCATTATGCTGCTGACGCTCTGCATGCGCGCCGCCATGATGCCGCTGTCGCTCGCCTCGGCGCATCAAATGCATAAAAACAAGCTGGCTATGGCTGAACTCAAACCCATGCAGGCCAAACTCAGCGAGCAGCACAAGAGCAATCCAAAGGCACTCATCAAGCAAAGCATGGCCTTGTATCGTGAGCATGGCATTTCATTTATTACAAAGGCAATGCTCGGCAATATGGCCACGCGCAGTGTATTTGGCATGGGGTTGTTCCACGCTTTAAGCAGCATAAGCTTTACATCAAAGTGTCTATGGCTCGCCAGCTTAGCCAAGCCAGATTTTATTTTGAATCTCTTGACAGGCGCGCTCATGTTTTCAGGCTTGATTCTCATGCCCGGCGCAGCAAGCGATACCACCAGCATGCTCGTTCTAATGATTCCGGTGATTGTTTCTATCATCGCGCTGAGTTCCTTACCCGCCGCGATCGGCATCTATTGGGCAAGCACAAATGCAGCGACGATTGTGCAAGCCTTATTACTCAGAGGCATGATCAAGCGTGCGGAGCAACGTTTGTCAGCGCTCTAA
- a CDS encoding LysE family translocator, with amino-acid sequence MFGIHDLGLFIVSGLLLNMAPGPDSLLIVSRSAAQGWRSGSAAALGIGSGTLVHIFAAALGLSALLATSAMAFTMVKYIGAAYLIYMGGKLLLSRPAAPAISQPVQVQVQVLAYRAVFLQGFFCNLLNPKIALFFLAFVPQFISDHSPSKALAFILLGCIFNANGMLWCHFLAISSAKISQRIRISNAFTCWTDRTIGAIFISFGIKLALYSRN; translated from the coding sequence ATGTTTGGCATTCACGATCTGGGCTTGTTTATTGTTTCCGGTCTTTTACTGAATATGGCCCCGGGGCCAGATTCTTTGTTGATTGTTTCACGCAGTGCAGCGCAGGGCTGGCGATCTGGCTCGGCCGCGGCGCTTGGAATAGGCAGCGGCACTTTGGTGCACATTTTTGCTGCAGCACTGGGGCTCTCTGCGCTATTAGCTACATCGGCGATGGCATTTACGATGGTGAAATACATCGGTGCAGCCTATTTAATCTATATGGGTGGCAAGCTTTTATTAAGCAGGCCAGCCGCGCCAGCGATCAGCCAGCCAGTGCAAGTGCAAGTGCAAGTGCTGGCTTACCGGGCGGTTTTTCTGCAAGGCTTCTTCTGCAATTTACTTAATCCCAAAATCGCACTCTTCTTCCTCGCCTTTGTGCCGCAATTTATTTCTGATCATTCCCCCTCCAAAGCTCTTGCATTTATCTTACTTGGCTGCATATTCAATGCGAATGGCATGCTGTGGTGCCACTTTTTAGCCATCTCATCGGCAAAAATTAGCCAGCGCATTCGAATCAGCAACGCTTTTACTTGCTGGACAGACAGAACCATCGGGGCGATTTTTATTTCTTTTGGAATCAAACTCGCTTTATACAGCCGCAATTAA
- a CDS encoding AAA family ATPase yields MRIAIVGPESSGKSTLAQDLSMALSAPWVAEYVREYFAQKGSNDYQLSDIIAIAQGQLAAEAACGDAPLLICDTTALVCRIWAEVRYGHCPNALTTLYRPQDYAIHLLTRPDIPWEPDPLRENPNDRDQLFDLYEADLKASGANYTVVAGARAVRLTMAQEAIRALKETD; encoded by the coding sequence ATGAGAATCGCCATTGTCGGCCCGGAATCCAGCGGAAAATCCACTCTGGCGCAAGATCTGTCCATGGCGCTCAGTGCGCCATGGGTGGCCGAATACGTACGCGAATACTTTGCCCAAAAAGGCAGCAATGATTATCAGCTCAGCGACATCATCGCCATTGCCCAGGGCCAGCTTGCCGCCGAAGCCGCCTGTGGTGATGCCCCGCTACTTATCTGTGACACCACGGCACTGGTGTGCAGAATCTGGGCAGAGGTGCGCTACGGCCACTGCCCTAACGCACTCACCACCCTCTACCGGCCCCAAGACTACGCTATCCATCTGCTCACCCGCCCGGATATCCCTTGGGAGCCAGACCCCCTACGCGAAAATCCTAATGACAGAGATCAGCTATTTGATCTTTACGAAGCAGATTTAAAAGCAAGCGGCGCAAATTATACGGTGGTGGCAGGCGCAAGAGCTGTGCGGCTGACAATGGCGCAGGAAGCGATCAGGGCACTTAAAGAAACGGATTAA
- the pnuC gene encoding nicotinamide riboside transporter PnuC has translation MSTLEIIGFIASLLGIWLATRSHVLTWPLQLIASLLYVWLFFDAKLFGESLLQFVYAALALYGWWMWKRSAADHSLPISKLSRREWLLINGGGLLLTLLVTRFQVQFLPTDLPLLDSGIFVFGLIAQWMQARKKIENWPYWIVLDLIASGVYAYKGLHLTAVLYVILTALAISGWISWRKELVNKTASV, from the coding sequence GTGTCTACACTAGAAATCATTGGTTTTATCGCATCTTTACTTGGAATCTGGCTGGCAACCCGCAGCCATGTGCTGACCTGGCCTCTACAGCTGATCGCCAGCTTACTGTATGTATGGCTTTTTTTTGATGCTAAGCTTTTTGGCGAAAGCCTGTTGCAATTTGTCTATGCCGCTCTGGCCCTTTATGGCTGGTGGATGTGGAAACGCAGTGCAGCGGATCATTCACTGCCCATCAGCAAACTCAGCCGCCGCGAATGGCTACTGATTAATGGCGGCGGCCTGCTGCTCACACTACTGGTCACCCGCTTTCAAGTGCAGTTTTTACCTACCGATTTACCCCTACTTGATTCAGGCATCTTTGTGTTTGGCCTGATTGCCCAGTGGATGCAGGCGCGCAAAAAAATTGAAAACTGGCCGTATTGGATTGTCCTTGATCTGATTGCCTCGGGTGTTTACGCCTATAAAGGCCTGCACCTCACCGCCGTGCTCTATGTGATTCTGACCGCCCTGGCCATCTCTGGCTGGATAAGCTGGCGTAAAGAGCTCGTAAACAAGACGGCCAGCGTATGA